A single genomic interval of Spirosoma linguale DSM 74 harbors:
- a CDS encoding TonB-dependent receptor plug (PFAM: TonB-dependent receptor plug~KEGG: mxa:MXAN_4746 TonB-dependent receptor): protein MVKGLQRLIILLWVISTPVFAQTISGRVTAGTDGQPLPGVSILVKGTTSGTITDTDGKYSLAAAKNKVLVFSFIGYKSKEVVIDNKTTVDVTLDEDASVINEVVVTALGIPKAERALGYATAVVKNDALIKTATPNFATALYGKAPGVTINATPGGATSGVSISIRGLSSITGNTQPLIVMDGIPIRNGEARNTDYWGDQRIRGNGLLDLNPADIENISILKGASAAALYGSEAVNGVVLVTTKTGKGRKGLGVDFSASYSADKIAYLPRYQNVRGPGYFQNYANGGQDANGFISYDTDGDGKGDTRGLLGATVNFGPKFDGQPVMAFDGVIRPYVASNNSYANLFQNANSANINLAVSKATDNSTIRFSYTRQDNGMISYAAKNEKNIMNLNASFSLNKKLTTDLMVNYVNQYTHNRPFKVDRMINNFSGMMNRFESADWYFNKYQTSQGYKYVTGTNQSLTPKENIIRNGFKGDIGDYVWSTRANTYDEYSNRVIASITQHWQILDNLKLRGRIGTDLTSERLEDKQRSSIPLAFGYSGYFAMNNNLYSNVYGDVLLTYTKKLNPDVTVMASGGYTANKMLNTYVGRSTNGGLSTENFFDISASVNTPNGSNSRDKSIRDAFLGTVNFDYKNFFFIEGTLRRDRTSTLAPGNNAFVYPSLNSSLVFSDLFRLPAVIDYAKLRGSWGIVGNYPTIYSANNAYNQGNLSIQQTGGSSVLYTNISSDYGNDKIRPEQKHEFEFGLEAKLFKNRLGVDLSYYNAQIVDQILPLTIAATSGAKSILANIGTLRNQGVELALNFSALKSADPNGLNWDVTLNLAKNSNKVEKLTNNSTELLHADYDGNAAQLRSVVGQPMGDIYVHGILKNADGRNVVGPNGIYQLDGANWIKAGNAMPKLTGGLLNNIGYKGFNLDVVVDFRYGGSIMPTGINWLTSRGLTEESLTAMDAEHGGLRYYKDANGKGIATTGSAGPNGEVVYNDGMLMDGVLPTGEANTNIISQAVYYNNTYNWGGPQYSSSRYELYVKENTYIKMREISLGYRIPASITRKIGTQNLTLSVFGRNLFFIYRTIKDLDAEQTNSSTRWAENINNAGNNPSFRTMGVMLRASF from the coding sequence ATGGTAAAAGGTTTACAAAGGCTTATTATCTTATTGTGGGTAATAAGTACCCCCGTATTCGCTCAGACGATATCGGGTAGGGTCACGGCTGGTACCGATGGACAGCCATTACCGGGTGTTTCCATTCTGGTAAAAGGAACAACGTCTGGTACCATAACGGATACGGATGGGAAGTACAGCCTTGCTGCGGCAAAGAATAAAGTACTTGTATTTTCCTTTATCGGTTACAAGAGCAAGGAAGTTGTTATCGACAACAAAACGACGGTCGACGTTACGCTGGACGAAGATGCATCCGTGATCAATGAAGTAGTTGTCACCGCCTTAGGCATTCCCAAAGCAGAGCGTGCACTGGGTTATGCTACGGCGGTTGTCAAAAATGATGCGCTGATCAAAACTGCGACACCAAACTTTGCCACGGCGCTTTATGGTAAAGCTCCTGGTGTAACAATCAATGCAACACCGGGTGGAGCCACTAGTGGCGTAAGCATCAGCATTCGCGGGTTAAGTTCGATAACCGGCAACACACAGCCGCTCATCGTGATGGATGGTATCCCTATCCGGAATGGCGAAGCCCGCAATACTGACTACTGGGGCGACCAGCGGATTCGGGGTAACGGCCTTCTGGACCTCAACCCTGCCGACATCGAAAACATCTCGATTCTGAAAGGGGCATCTGCGGCAGCTTTGTACGGTTCGGAAGCTGTAAACGGGGTTGTACTGGTGACTACTAAAACCGGAAAAGGCCGCAAAGGGCTGGGCGTTGATTTCAGCGCGAGCTACAGTGCCGATAAAATTGCTTACCTGCCACGTTACCAGAATGTTAGAGGCCCTGGCTATTTCCAGAACTACGCCAATGGGGGGCAGGATGCCAATGGTTTCATTTCATACGATACCGATGGAGATGGCAAAGGGGATACCCGCGGTCTGTTGGGTGCTACGGTTAACTTCGGCCCCAAGTTCGATGGACAACCGGTTATGGCCTTTGATGGCGTCATTCGGCCTTATGTGGCATCCAATAACAGTTATGCCAACTTGTTCCAGAACGCAAATAGCGCGAACATCAACCTGGCTGTTTCCAAAGCAACGGATAATTCGACGATTCGCTTTTCGTACACGCGGCAGGATAATGGCATGATTAGCTATGCGGCAAAAAACGAAAAGAATATTATGAACCTGAATGCCAGCTTTAGTCTCAACAAAAAGCTGACAACGGATCTGATGGTCAACTACGTAAACCAATACACGCACAACCGGCCCTTTAAAGTGGATCGTATGATCAACAACTTCTCGGGGATGATGAACCGGTTCGAATCAGCCGATTGGTACTTCAATAAATACCAGACCAGCCAGGGCTATAAGTATGTAACCGGTACCAACCAAAGCCTGACTCCCAAAGAGAACATCATTCGTAACGGATTCAAAGGCGATATTGGTGATTACGTTTGGAGCACCCGTGCCAACACCTATGATGAATACAGCAACCGGGTTATTGCCAGCATCACGCAGCATTGGCAAATTCTGGACAACCTGAAGCTCCGAGGCCGGATTGGTACTGACCTTACATCTGAGCGGCTCGAAGACAAGCAGCGGAGTTCTATTCCTCTGGCCTTTGGTTACTCGGGTTACTTTGCCATGAACAACAACCTGTACAGTAATGTCTATGGTGATGTGTTGCTTACCTATACCAAAAAGCTGAATCCGGACGTAACCGTGATGGCATCGGGAGGCTATACCGCCAACAAGATGCTGAATACGTACGTGGGCCGGTCAACTAACGGAGGACTGAGCACCGAGAATTTCTTCGATATCTCCGCGTCGGTGAATACACCGAACGGCAGCAACAGCCGCGACAAGTCTATCCGGGATGCATTCCTGGGTACGGTGAACTTTGATTACAAAAATTTCTTCTTTATCGAAGGTACCTTACGTCGTGACCGCACGTCTACACTCGCACCGGGTAACAACGCCTTCGTGTATCCGTCTTTGAACTCCAGCCTTGTATTCAGTGATCTGTTCCGGTTACCGGCGGTTATCGACTACGCCAAGCTGAGAGGTTCGTGGGGTATTGTGGGTAACTACCCAACCATCTATAGCGCCAATAATGCCTATAACCAGGGTAACCTGAGCATCCAGCAAACCGGTGGCAGCTCGGTATTGTATACCAACATCAGCAGCGACTATGGCAACGACAAGATCCGTCCCGAGCAGAAACATGAGTTTGAGTTCGGCCTGGAAGCCAAGCTGTTCAAGAACCGGCTGGGTGTAGACCTGTCGTATTACAACGCCCAGATTGTTGACCAGATTCTGCCGTTAACGATTGCCGCTACATCCGGTGCCAAGTCGATCCTGGCCAACATCGGTACATTGAGAAACCAGGGTGTCGAACTGGCCCTTAACTTTTCCGCCCTAAAAAGCGCGGACCCTAACGGTCTGAACTGGGACGTTACGTTGAATCTGGCTAAAAACAGCAACAAAGTAGAGAAGTTGACCAACAACTCAACCGAGCTGCTGCACGCCGATTATGATGGCAATGCCGCTCAGCTTCGTTCGGTGGTTGGCCAGCCAATGGGCGATATTTATGTGCATGGTATTCTCAAAAATGCCGATGGACGCAATGTCGTTGGGCCGAATGGTATCTACCAACTCGATGGTGCCAACTGGATAAAGGCTGGTAACGCCATGCCAAAACTGACGGGTGGCTTGCTGAACAACATAGGCTACAAAGGTTTCAATCTGGATGTGGTTGTTGACTTCCGGTATGGTGGCTCTATTATGCCAACGGGTATCAACTGGTTGACATCGCGCGGGCTGACTGAGGAGAGCCTCACTGCTATGGACGCCGAGCACGGCGGGTTGCGTTACTACAAAGATGCCAACGGTAAAGGCATTGCAACTACAGGTTCTGCCGGGCCAAACGGTGAAGTGGTGTATAACGACGGTATGTTAATGGATGGCGTACTGCCAACCGGCGAAGCTAATACCAACATTATCTCTCAGGCTGTGTATTACAATAACACCTACAACTGGGGTGGACCGCAGTACAGCAGCTCGCGTTATGAGCTGTACGTAAAGGAAAATACGTACATAAAAATGAGAGAGATCTCGCTGGGCTATCGGATTCCGGCCAGTATTACCCGTAAGATTGGTACCCAGAACCTGACCCTGTCGGTATTTGGTCGTAACCTGTTCTTCATCTACAGAACTATTAAGGATCTGGACGCCGAACAAACCAATTCGAGTACACGCTGGGCCGAAAACATCAATAACGCTGGTAACAACCCGTCGTTCCGCACCATGGGGGTAATGCTACGCGCCAGCTTCTAA
- a CDS encoding ROK family protein (PFAM: ROK family protein~KEGG: eca:ECA1324 N-acetylglucosamine repressor), with translation MNTAFTIDEEAPISQSVVDYKKNQKQRKVLAHLYSEGTCTLAHLTRMLHSSVPSVTSLVEELIDNQWVTPIGTATGSNGRRPVLFGLNTKSHYVAVLDVSTHDTKILFMNVQRKVIFRGDYDLRLNDNPSFLTSLVHYFHNALADSEISIDDLIAVGISMPGLVDARRGLNLTYKNLHQTGESLPQWLSAELNKPVYLINDTKATVLGESRFGGAQGKKQVLAINIDWGVGLGIIVNGEVFQGASGFAGELGHIQVDPDGELCFCGKIGCLSTITSASALVKRAQTDILAGQVSKLATFRDHVDQIDIDEVINAANSGDSYAIDILHETGYQLGKGLAIAISLFNPEIIVVDGVLFKAAAFILNTIEQAISKYCLSDFRNDMTIEVTQLNGTAKWLGTHAYMMEDIFANY, from the coding sequence ATGAATACAGCTTTTACCATTGATGAAGAAGCACCGATCTCTCAGTCGGTTGTTGATTACAAAAAAAACCAGAAACAGCGGAAAGTACTTGCACATCTGTATTCAGAAGGCACCTGTACGCTGGCACATTTGACTAGGATGCTGCACAGCAGCGTACCATCTGTAACCTCACTTGTTGAAGAACTTATTGATAACCAATGGGTAACCCCCATCGGCACCGCTACTGGAAGTAATGGGCGTCGCCCGGTTTTGTTTGGGTTAAACACAAAGAGCCATTACGTAGCCGTGCTGGATGTTAGTACTCACGATACCAAAATCCTTTTCATGAACGTTCAGCGAAAGGTGATCTTTCGGGGAGACTATGATCTGCGATTAAACGACAATCCAAGCTTTCTCACTTCGCTGGTTCACTACTTTCACAATGCCCTGGCCGATTCCGAGATTAGTATCGACGACCTCATTGCTGTGGGTATTTCTATGCCAGGTCTGGTAGACGCCCGCCGGGGACTGAATCTGACTTACAAGAATTTACACCAAACAGGTGAATCACTTCCTCAATGGCTTTCGGCCGAGCTTAATAAGCCCGTTTACCTAATTAACGACACAAAGGCGACTGTACTGGGCGAGAGCCGGTTTGGTGGAGCACAGGGAAAAAAGCAGGTACTGGCTATCAATATCGATTGGGGCGTTGGGTTAGGTATCATTGTTAATGGGGAAGTATTCCAGGGAGCCAGCGGATTTGCGGGCGAACTGGGTCACATTCAGGTCGACCCGGATGGCGAGTTGTGCTTTTGTGGCAAAATAGGCTGTCTGAGCACCATAACGTCAGCCTCTGCACTGGTAAAACGAGCGCAGACAGATATTCTGGCTGGACAAGTTTCCAAACTGGCCACCTTTCGCGATCATGTCGATCAAATCGATATTGACGAAGTAATTAATGCGGCTAACTCCGGCGACTCTTACGCCATCGACATTCTGCACGAAACAGGCTATCAACTGGGTAAAGGACTCGCAATAGCCATCAGCCTGTTCAACCCGGAAATAATTGTTGTTGATGGTGTTCTTTTCAAAGCAGCCGCTTTTATTCTGAACACGATTGAGCAGGCAATCAGCAAATATTGCCTGAGTGACTTTCGAAACGACATGACCATCGAAGTGACACAGCTAAACGGTACGGCCAAATGGTTGGGTACCCATGCTTACATGATGGAGGATATTTTCGCCAATTATTAA
- a CDS encoding response regulator receiver protein (PFAM: PglZ domain protein; response regulator receiver~SMART: response regulator receiver~KEGG: rfr:Rfer_2741 two component, sigma54 specific, fis family transcriptional regulator) — protein sequence MQNYSILWADDEIDLLKPHILFLKNKGYDVTSVNSGADALDQVEQTNYDVVFLDEMMPGMTGLETLSQIKQIRPNLPVVMITKSEEEHIMEEAIGSKIADYLIKPLNPNQILLSVKKILDNKRLVTERTNIGYQQDFRNISMQYNDRMDFEEWVDVYKKLIYWELELDSSQDKSMSEVMNMQKSEANSEFCKFVIDNYEDWLNDPKTESPIMSHQLMRKKVFPLVESTPASSGSAPLFFILIDNLRYDQWKVIQPLLADYFTVEEESSYYSILPTTTGFARNAIFSGMMPSDMEKKHPDLWVNDDSEDEGLNNHEEEFLRRQLDQSRLNIKMSYHKILNVSQGKSLVDNFNNLLQNQLNVVVYNFVDMLSHARTDMAMIKELAPDESAYRSITRSWFLHSPLLEFVQKIASKGGRLIITTDHGMIRVQKPAKIVGYRETNTNLRYKQGKNLGFDDNHLFVGRKPERLFLPKPHVSTAYVFTLEDYFFAYPNNYNYYVNHYRNTFQHGGVSLEEMIIPFAYLKAK from the coding sequence ATGCAAAATTATTCGATACTCTGGGCCGACGATGAAATTGATCTCCTGAAACCCCATATCCTTTTTCTGAAGAATAAAGGCTACGATGTTACCTCCGTAAACAGTGGGGCCGATGCGCTCGATCAGGTTGAGCAGACCAACTACGATGTTGTTTTTCTGGACGAAATGATGCCAGGTATGACAGGGCTGGAAACGCTCTCGCAGATCAAGCAGATACGTCCGAACCTGCCCGTCGTGATGATTACCAAGAGCGAAGAAGAGCATATTATGGAAGAGGCTATCGGCTCCAAAATTGCTGATTACCTCATCAAACCGCTCAACCCGAATCAGATTCTGCTGTCTGTAAAAAAGATTCTGGACAATAAGCGACTGGTTACCGAGCGTACCAACATCGGCTATCAACAAGATTTTCGGAACATCTCCATGCAGTATAACGACCGCATGGATTTTGAAGAATGGGTCGATGTGTACAAGAAACTGATCTATTGGGAACTCGAACTCGACAGCTCGCAGGATAAAAGCATGTCGGAGGTGATGAACATGCAGAAGAGTGAAGCCAATTCCGAATTCTGCAAGTTTGTTATTGACAACTACGAAGACTGGCTGAACGATCCTAAAACCGAAAGCCCCATTATGTCGCATCAATTGATGCGCAAGAAGGTTTTCCCCCTGGTTGAGTCAACGCCCGCATCGTCTGGGTCGGCTCCCTTGTTTTTCATTCTGATCGATAACCTGCGATACGACCAGTGGAAAGTGATCCAGCCCTTGTTGGCCGACTATTTCACCGTGGAAGAAGAGTCGTCGTATTATTCGATCCTGCCAACCACCACCGGCTTTGCCCGTAACGCCATCTTCTCGGGCATGATGCCCAGCGATATGGAGAAGAAACACCCTGATCTGTGGGTGAATGACGATAGTGAAGACGAAGGGTTGAACAACCACGAAGAAGAGTTCCTGCGTCGGCAGCTCGACCAGAGCCGTCTGAACATAAAGATGTCGTACCACAAGATTCTGAATGTCAGCCAGGGTAAGTCGCTCGTGGATAACTTCAACAACCTTCTGCAGAATCAGTTAAACGTGGTTGTGTACAATTTCGTCGACATGTTATCTCATGCCCGTACGGATATGGCCATGATCAAGGAGCTGGCTCCTGATGAATCGGCGTATCGGTCTATTACACGGTCGTGGTTTCTGCACTCACCGCTGCTGGAATTTGTCCAGAAAATTGCATCGAAAGGTGGCCGGTTAATTATCACGACCGACCACGGTATGATTCGGGTACAGAAGCCTGCTAAAATTGTTGGCTACCGCGAAACGAATACCAATTTGCGGTATAAACAGGGTAAAAATCTTGGATTCGATGACAATCACCTGTTCGTAGGCCGCAAGCCGGAACGCTTGTTTCTGCCCAAGCCGCACGTGTCAACGGCTTATGTCTTTACGCTGGAAGATTATTTCTTTGCGTATCCCAACAATTACAATTACTACGTGAATCACTACCGAAACACCTTCCAGCATGGGGGGGTGTCGCTGGAAGAAATGATTATTCCATTTGCTTACCTGAAAGCGAAGTAG
- a CDS encoding Peptidoglycan-binding lysin domain protein (PFAM: Peptidoglycan-binding lysin domain~SMART: Peptidoglycan-binding LysM~KEGG: nmc:NMC1418 putative membrane peptidase): protein MKKFPLYIHLSLLAGMAFTQVLAARPPLPTSKTVADSIGVEKKDGKRFILHRVDEGQTLFGIARRYKCSVADIRSTNPELKDGVKYGQVVRIQIPDGALTRKEKKVIDKAIKKQEKEEKKDAKVAATPKPKEIKPAKQAEKTVIRNDDPAKAGIHVVETGQTLYSLAGCYGVSQADIRKWNNLPGNNVLIGQALIVSEKAYQARMPATPTPATTSKPVDPPRRTEPVALTHTAGRPAESHKSESRPAAPPADTKPEHHAETPSAPAATKPVDSKPADSEAKATAKPADKPVDEVELPRPGNDAPMPTRGRRISSSGVAEMIEGNDGSGKYLALHRTAPIGTLVQVRNEFNNQSIWVKVIGRLPDTGVNDKILIKLSAQAFAKLSPVDRRFRAEVSYIVR from the coding sequence ATGAAAAAATTTCCTCTTTATATCCATCTGAGTCTGCTGGCGGGTATGGCATTCACCCAGGTTCTGGCGGCCCGCCCGCCCTTGCCAACCAGCAAAACAGTTGCCGATTCGATAGGTGTTGAAAAGAAAGATGGCAAACGGTTCATTCTGCATCGCGTTGATGAAGGACAAACGTTGTTCGGTATCGCCCGTCGTTATAAGTGTTCCGTTGCCGACATCCGGTCTACAAATCCAGAACTGAAAGATGGCGTCAAATACGGCCAGGTTGTTCGAATCCAGATTCCGGACGGTGCCCTGACCCGTAAGGAAAAAAAAGTTATCGACAAAGCGATAAAGAAACAGGAAAAGGAGGAAAAAAAGGACGCGAAAGTAGCCGCGACCCCAAAGCCTAAAGAAATAAAACCGGCAAAACAGGCAGAGAAAACCGTTATCAGAAATGATGATCCGGCAAAAGCGGGTATCCATGTTGTTGAAACCGGACAAACATTATACAGTCTGGCTGGTTGTTATGGCGTCTCGCAGGCCGACATTCGAAAATGGAATAACCTTCCGGGCAACAATGTGCTCATCGGACAGGCACTTATCGTTTCGGAAAAGGCGTACCAGGCGCGTATGCCTGCTACGCCAACCCCCGCAACAACGTCTAAACCGGTTGATCCCCCCCGGCGTACTGAACCGGTTGCGTTGACGCATACCGCTGGTCGGCCGGCAGAGTCCCATAAATCCGAATCCCGGCCAGCAGCACCACCGGCCGACACCAAACCGGAACACCACGCGGAGACACCGTCGGCTCCTGCTGCCACTAAACCGGTCGATAGCAAGCCCGCTGACTCAGAAGCGAAAGCCACTGCCAAACCTGCCGACAAGCCAGTTGACGAAGTGGAACTGCCGCGGCCCGGCAATGATGCACCCATGCCAACGCGGGGTCGGCGGATTTCCAGCAGCGGGGTCGCCGAGATGATTGAAGGAAATGATGGCTCGGGCAAGTACCTCGCCCTGCACCGAACGGCTCCCATTGGCACGCTCGTACAAGTCCGGAATGAGTTCAATAACCAGAGTATCTGGGTAAAAGTCATTGGCCGACTACCCGACACGGGTGTCAATGACAAGATCTTAATTAAATTGTCGGCGCAGGCCTTCGCGAAACTTTCGCCCGTAGATCGACGTTTTCGGGCTGAGGTCAGTTACATTGTTCGATAG
- a CDS encoding conserved hypothetical protein (PFAM: conserved hypothetical protein~KEGG: gur:Gura_0608 hypothetical protein): MMTDELPVTTTQIATIKEFLDAKADLYNRPSFIERDPISIPHRFSKKQDIELMGFWAAVLAWGQRPVILKKANELVELMDGAPHDFVRNHEEADLKRFLNFKHRTFNATDALYFLHFFRQYYLDNDSLEDAFLPTETDSLNSQSIQTVESSLITFHDRFCGLTDFFPERTRKHIATPARNSSCKRLLMFLRWMVRQDDRGVDFGIWTRLRPHQLVIPIDVHVNRVARHLQLLSRPQTDWKAALELTETLRQFDPADPVRYDFALFGLGVEGEM; this comes from the coding sequence ATGATGACTGATGAATTGCCAGTGACAACAACACAGATTGCTACCATAAAAGAGTTTTTAGATGCGAAGGCCGATCTATACAATCGGCCTTCCTTTATTGAGCGCGACCCCATTAGCATTCCGCACCGTTTCAGTAAAAAGCAGGATATTGAGCTGATGGGTTTCTGGGCCGCCGTGCTGGCCTGGGGACAGCGCCCGGTCATTTTAAAAAAGGCGAACGAGCTGGTCGAATTGATGGACGGCGCCCCCCACGATTTTGTGCGTAACCATGAAGAAGCCGATCTGAAACGCTTCCTGAACTTCAAACATCGCACTTTCAACGCAACGGACGCGCTCTATTTTTTGCACTTCTTCCGGCAGTATTACCTGGACAACGACTCACTGGAAGACGCTTTTTTACCCACAGAAACCGATTCACTCAACAGCCAGTCTATACAAACCGTCGAGTCATCCCTGATTACTTTCCATGATCGGTTTTGTGGTCTAACCGATTTCTTTCCCGAACGAACCCGCAAGCATATTGCCACACCAGCCCGGAACTCATCGTGCAAACGACTACTAATGTTTCTGCGCTGGATGGTCCGCCAAGACGATCGCGGTGTTGATTTTGGCATCTGGACACGGCTTCGCCCCCATCAGCTGGTGATCCCTATCGACGTGCATGTCAACCGCGTAGCGCGGCATCTCCAATTACTATCCCGCCCCCAAACCGACTGGAAAGCCGCCCTTGAACTTACCGAAACACTGCGTCAGTTTGACCCGGCAGACCCGGTGCGCTATGATTTTGCTCTTTTTGGGCTGGGTGTCGAAGGAGAAATGTAA
- a CDS encoding Aldose 1-epimerase (PFAM: Aldose 1-epimerase~KEGG: vsp:VS_II1385 galactose mutarotase and related enzymes): MPFQITTQPFGTLPTATATEPLTEYILEHTETGEFITVLPEYGGILRRLVLRKGQFLLPLLSAPDSPQALLTDESYSSALLYPFPSRIRHGIYHFEGEDYALKMNEIRRDNALHGFVHGRPFSVISQDVTPTYAQLVLRYDYDGDTAGYPFPFALTVSYKLIQGNQLLHGSMAADDRMCALEVAYSVVNTGSKRSPSAFGWHPYFTLADQSVDEMSLTLPGRSSIILDEKMIPSGRQPAEQAGVLNLNDQQLDTAFAIEPTSDSASQDSFAETVLTSLSTGVRLIVGQQTGPGKLNYLVCFTPTRRDSIAIEPLTANVDSFNNGDGLTILNPGEAMSGTIWVRLD; the protein is encoded by the coding sequence ATGCCTTTTCAGATAACGACACAACCTTTCGGTACGCTACCAACGGCTACCGCTACCGAACCGCTTACCGAATACATCCTCGAACATACCGAAACGGGTGAATTTATCACTGTCTTGCCTGAGTATGGCGGTATACTTCGCCGACTGGTTCTGCGCAAAGGGCAATTCCTTTTGCCCTTACTGTCAGCGCCCGATTCGCCCCAGGCACTGTTAACCGACGAAAGCTATTCGAGCGCCCTTCTGTATCCGTTTCCCAGTCGAATCCGGCATGGTATCTACCATTTTGAGGGAGAAGATTACGCCCTGAAGATGAACGAAATAAGGCGCGACAACGCCCTGCATGGGTTTGTTCATGGCCGCCCCTTCAGTGTAATCAGTCAGGATGTAACCCCAACATACGCTCAGTTGGTGCTGCGGTACGATTACGATGGCGACACGGCGGGCTATCCTTTCCCGTTTGCACTCACGGTTAGCTACAAGTTAATTCAGGGTAATCAGTTGTTACACGGCAGCATGGCGGCCGATGACCGTATGTGTGCACTGGAGGTTGCCTATTCGGTGGTTAATACGGGCAGCAAACGTAGCCCATCAGCCTTCGGATGGCACCCCTACTTTACACTGGCCGATCAATCCGTTGATGAAATGAGCTTGACACTGCCAGGCCGAAGCTCCATTATTCTCGACGAAAAAATGATTCCGTCGGGTAGGCAACCGGCAGAGCAGGCGGGTGTACTTAATCTGAACGATCAGCAGCTCGATACGGCATTCGCCATTGAGCCTACCAGTGACTCCGCCAGTCAGGACTCTTTCGCCGAAACCGTATTGACCTCGCTCAGTACGGGAGTCCGGCTTATTGTTGGGCAGCAAACCGGCCCCGGTAAGCTTAACTATCTGGTTTGCTTTACCCCTACCCGGCGCGACAGCATCGCCATTGAACCCCTTACGGCCAATGTGGATTCGTTTAACAACGGTGATGGATTAACTATTTTAAACCCCGGCGAAGCCATGTCGGGTACAATATGGGTGCGGTTGGATTAA
- a CDS encoding protein of unknown function DUF1080 (PFAM: protein of unknown function DUF1080~KEGG: swd:Swoo_0366 hypothetical protein) codes for MLLKRSTLSLFMCFVSLFAQAQAINTLSAQEKKEGWKLLFNGRDVAGWHKYGAKGVGSSWKIDQGALNLNVPNRVGNKAPDGGDLVTDAVITGDFEFKAEWKVERFTNSGIFFFVQEDPKYKNIFDTGLELQVLDDAIYEGAAENKHRAGDFFSVANARVRELQPVGSWNKVHFILKKNKLTVSLNGFSIQEHDLNSAEWKQRVAASKLKDAPISKGQFTGHIGLQDWGSSVWFRNIKMRAL; via the coding sequence ATGCTCCTTAAACGATCGACCCTCAGTCTGTTTATGTGTTTTGTCAGCCTGTTCGCTCAGGCCCAGGCTATTAATACCCTGTCAGCTCAGGAAAAGAAGGAAGGCTGGAAACTGTTGTTCAACGGTCGTGACGTGGCTGGATGGCATAAGTATGGGGCTAAAGGTGTTGGCTCTTCCTGGAAAATAGACCAGGGCGCCTTAAATCTGAACGTACCCAACCGCGTAGGCAACAAAGCACCGGATGGGGGCGACCTGGTAACGGACGCCGTTATAACCGGAGATTTTGAGTTTAAAGCCGAGTGGAAAGTTGAACGCTTTACCAATAGCGGTATCTTTTTCTTTGTTCAGGAAGATCCGAAGTACAAAAATATTTTCGATACAGGGCTCGAACTTCAGGTGCTGGACGACGCCATTTACGAAGGAGCGGCCGAAAACAAGCACCGCGCCGGCGATTTTTTCAGCGTAGCCAACGCCCGCGTTCGTGAGTTGCAACCCGTGGGTAGCTGGAACAAGGTGCATTTTATTCTCAAGAAAAATAAGCTGACGGTGTCCCTGAATGGATTTAGCATTCAGGAACACGATCTGAACAGTGCCGAATGGAAACAGCGTGTTGCAGCCAGCAAACTTAAGGATGCCCCCATCAGCAAAGGACAGTTTACGGGGCATATTGGTTTACAGGACTGGGGCAGCAGCGTCTGGTTCCGGAATATTAAAATGCGCGCGCTCTAA
- a CDS encoding rifampin ADP-ribosyl transferase (KEGG: rpa:RPA2900 rifampin ADP-ribosyl transferase): MKMENDNRENKSNGRSATPFLQTFFHGTKANLQIGDLIEVGFNSNFGQRKNAKYIFLTATLDAAIWGAELAFGEGRERIYLVEATGPIEDDPDLTDKKFPGNPTKSYRSVDPFKVVGEIAIWQGHSPEQVNAMKDGLARLKEQGINSLND, encoded by the coding sequence ATGAAAATGGAAAACGATAACCGAGAGAACAAATCGAATGGCCGAAGTGCAACTCCTTTTCTTCAGACGTTCTTCCACGGCACGAAGGCTAATCTACAAATTGGCGATCTTATCGAAGTTGGGTTTAACTCAAACTTCGGGCAAAGAAAAAACGCAAAATATATTTTCCTGACAGCAACGCTCGACGCTGCTATATGGGGAGCTGAACTCGCCTTCGGGGAAGGGCGGGAACGAATTTATTTAGTAGAAGCAACCGGGCCAATTGAGGACGACCCTGATCTGACCGACAAAAAATTTCCGGGTAATCCAACAAAATCGTATCGGTCGGTAGATCCATTCAAGGTGGTTGGCGAAATCGCTATCTGGCAGGGCCACTCACCCGAACAGGTCAACGCCATGAAAGACGGTTTAGCCAGACTTAAAGAACAAGGTATTAATTCATTGAACGACTAA